A segment of the Collimonas fungivorans genome:
CCTGCACACCGATCTTGAGAATGCGCGCCAGCGCATCGTCAACCTGATCAGTCTCTACCTGGAACATACTTTCAGCGGCGACCTGCAAAAAGCGGCGGAATCCCTGCGCGACAATACTTTCCTGTCGCATTCGCGCGGCGGCAACGAGATGCTCAAGGCCTTGCATGGCTTGCCTGACTCTACCGTGTTCGGTGATACCAAGGGCCAGGGACTCAAGGAATTCCAGGACGAGCGCACGCTGGCCAAGCCGTTTTCGCTCAACGCCTATCGTAAAGAACGCAAGGCGCGCGAAGAATGCGCGGCAGTGATTGCCGCGGCGCTGTGGTTTGCCGAGGACCTGAGCCTGGAGCGTTCAGAGCTTGAATTTGCCGGCGCCGAAACGGTGATTCGCACGGCGTTGCTGGTGCGTCTTGGCGGCGGCGAGGAATTCCCCGACCGGCTGGGTTTTGCCAGGCTGATCGCCGCGGTGCGCAGCAGCGGCGGGAAATTGAAGATTTCAAAAAAGCTGCTGGACGAGGTGCCGCTGGAACATCGCGATGTTGCGGACAAGGTCCGGCGCGATATCGAGAAGCAGGATGCGCTGGCTGATGCCGGCGTGGCGCTCGATTCCCTGCTCAATCTTGTCGAGTTGCGTTATTTCGTGCGCGAGGGCGGGCTGGAGGATGTGGACGGGTTTGATGCCCTGGTGTCGAAAGAGTGGCACAAGGTGACCAAGGGCAAGGAAGATCCGTATTCGCGGCTGACCATCTTCATGTGTATCGCTTCGGGTGTGAAACCGAAGACGACGGTATCGGAGACTGAAGCGCGCGCCATGATCCGTCGGGTGCGCGAGCATGGCTTCGACAGCGAGGCGGTCTCGGCGTTTATCCGTAGTTCGGCGCCGTTTGAGATCAAGGACAACCTGTTGTCTTTGTGGGAGGATGAATTCCTGCCGGATGCGGAAGAATACCTGGTCGACGATGACGATCTCAAATACGCGCGCGCCATGAAGTTCCTGAGAGAGAACTGCAACATCAAAGTCAAAAGCAGTTAAACGGGGTCAGAGTTTTTTCGCCTCCTTTGCGAAAGTTACTCTGCCCCGTTTAACGGACTACGGAGTAAGCGTGGCCGCATTCGACGACCTTCGTTTGTTGCTGCCTCAAACCTTCGCTGCTCACCTTCCCGTGGCCGGACACATTTTCTTCATTGCGCAATCGCCGGATGTTCAATAGAATCGTCGCTGGAACATTCCATCCAGATGGAATGTTCCAACGTCGCTCGGACGGTTCCGGGCGCTAACGTGAAAGAAAACATGTCTGAATCCCCAACTCCGCGCAGGTTTTCGCGCATCGATCGCCTTCCTCCCTATGTTTTCAACATCACCGCCGAGCTGAAAATGGCGGCGCGCCGGCGCGGCGAAGATATTGTCGACATGTCGATGGGCAATCCTGACGGCGCCACGCCGCAGCACATCGTCGACAAGCTGGTTGAAGTATCGCAGCGGCCCGACACCCATGGCTATTCCGCGTCCAAGGGCATCCCTCGGCTGCGGCGGGCGATCAGCCATTGGTACAAGAAGCGCTACGACGTCGAATTCGATCCCGATAGCGAAGCGATCGTCACCATCGGTTCCAAGGAAGGACTGGCGCACCTGATGCTGGCGACGCTGGATCGCGGCGATACGGTGCTGGTGCCGAATCCGAGTTATCCGATCCACATCTACGGCGCAGTGATTGCCGGCGCCGACATCCGTTCGGTGCGCATGAGCCCGGGCGTGGATTTTTTCGCCGAGCTGGAGCGGGCGATACGGGAAAGCTATCCCAAGCCGAAAATGATGGTGCTCGGGTTTCCGTCGAATCCGACCGCGCAATGCGTCGAGCTGGAATTCTTCGAGCGTGTGGTCAAGCTGGCCAAGGAACACAACATCCTGGTGGTGCACGACCTGGCGTATGCCGACATCGTGTTCGACGGCTGGCAGGCGCCGTCCATCATGCAGGTGCCGGGTGCGCGCGATGTCGCGGTGGAGTTTTTCACGCTGTCGAAAAGCTACAACATGGCCGGCTGGCGCATCGGCTTCATGGTCGGCAACAAGGAACTGGTGGCGGCGCTGGCGCGCATCAAGAGTTACCACGACTATGGCAGTTTCACGCCAGTGCAGGTAGCGGCGATCGCGGCGCTGGAAGGCGACCAGCAATGCGTCAAGGATATCTGCGCCAAGTACCAGAGCCGGCGCGACGTGCTGGCCAAAGGCCTGCATGAAGCCGGCTGGATGGTGGATGTGCCGAAAGCGTCAATGTACATCTGGGCGCACATTCCGGAAGCCTACCGCCATCTCGGATCGCTGGAATTTTCCAAGCAGCTGCTGGAAAAAGCCAAGGTATGCGTCTCGCCCGGCATCGGTTTCGGCGAATACGGCGATGAATATGTGCGCTTTGCGCTGATCGAAAACGAAGCCCGGATCCGTCAGGCGGTCCGCGGCATCAAGGCCATGTTGCGCGATCCCAAGTCGTAACGTAGCTGTGCCGTCCGCATATGCTAAGTGTGTGCGGGCGGCGCGACTACGGCTTGCACGGCAAGGCGCAGTCCCATCGCCTTCAGGATGGCCGCAAGGCTGCTCAATGCGGGATTTCCGGCCGGCGACAGGATACGGTACAGCTGGGTCGGATTCAGCTGCGCCGTTTCCGCCACGGTTTGCATGCCGCCAAAAGCCTTGGTCATTTGCCGCAGCGCGATCAGCAGGTCGCTCTGGTCGCCGTCGGCAAGGATGCCGTTGAGCATCTGGATGGCGTAAGCGGGGTCGTCGCGGTACACCTCGGCCATGGCGTCGTCATGCATTCTATCTTTCACAGCTGGTCCTCCTTTGCCAGTCTCGCCAGTACCTGCAGGCTTGACCGATATCTGCTTCCTGGGTTTGCTTGGCGCCGCCGCATGGCAGCAACACGATTTCCCTACCCGCCATGGCGTAATAAACGCGATATCCGGCACCGACGTCGACACGCAATTCCCACACCCCGTCACGGCAAAATTTGTGGTCGCCGAAATTGCCCAGTTCAATGCGGTTGATGCGCCGATCGATCGCAATGCGAGCCTTGATATCCGGCAGCCTGCTTAGCCAGCTCACATAAATGTCCTTGTTGTCAGGATCAAGGTAGTGGCGGATTCTATACGTCATATTTTCACTTATAAACGAATTTCTGTCAATTTCTCCAGCTGACAGAAAGTGTCACCAAGGTTGACAAGAGAGGGCAGGTTTTCCTGTGAAAAGCCACATAAAAGCTGGGTTTTCACATCTTTTTTGCAAATTCGAGGCGGCATTTCTTGGGCATGAAACTTGCGATCAGGCAAGTAACGATGGGCCGGTCGATTTGCGCAAACGCTGCGCATGTTTGTACTGTGTCCGCAAAGCTCGGCATGGAACGAATCAATGATTAAAATTAGTGTCATTTCTTACAACAATGTGGCGCCTGAATCGCCCCTGTCGGCCGTGTTTGGCCGCGAGCCTAAAACCCTGGGTCGCAGCGAAGAGAATTATTTCGTGCTGGCCGACCCCAGGAATTTCGTCTCGCGTATCCAGGCCGAGATCAAAAGCGACGGCATCCGCCAATCCATCACCAATCTCAGCCGCGCCAATCCGATACTGTTGAACGGACACGAGATCGATGCCGAGCAAGAATACGATTTACAGATAGGCGATGAAATCCAGATCGGACTGTACTTATTGCGCGCGGAGGCGCAGCTCAACTTGATGAAAGATAACCCTGACATGACCAACCAGTCCGGCCAGCCATCGGCCAATCCGGTGAAACGGGTAAGCGGCGGCAAGCCTTTGCTGAGCGTATCCGAGACCCGCCTGGCGGCGCTCGCGCAATTGAACCTGGAGCTGGCGGCAACTGCCAATGCGGCCTTGCCGACCTCGCCGGTGCGTCCGCTGAACACGATACCGCGCGCGGCTGCGAATCCGGCGCCGGCCGACCCCGGCGAAGACAGCCCGGCTGAACTATCTGCATCCCTGTCCGCATCCGGCGAAGCGCTGGTGCAGGCGTTCATGAAAGGCGCCGGTCTGCCGCCCGGCACCCTGGCGCCGGAACTGACGCCGGAAATGATGGAAATCGTCGGCAAGTTGCTGGCGACGGCGGTGCAGGGCACGATAGACCTGAACGCCTCGCGCGCACTGGTAAAACGCGAAGCGCATGCGGACGTGACCAAGGTGGTGGTCAGGAATAATAATCCGCTGAAATTCTTTTCCGACAGCCAGACTGTGCTGATCCAGATGCTGCGCAAGAAAATGCCAGGGTTCATGGGCGCCACCGAAGCCATGCAAGACGCTTACCAGGATTTGCAGGCGCACCAGGTGGGCGTGGTTTCCGGCATGCGCGCCACCATGAACGAGATGCTGCAGCGTTTCAATCCTGAAGTCATGGAGCGGCGCTCGAAAAAAGGCGGCGTGCTCGATGCGCTGATGCCGGCGAAGCGCAAGGCAAAGTTATGGGATGCCTATGCCGAGCGTTACCAGCGGATTATCGCGGAATCCTCGCAGGACGATTTCCAGACCTTGTTCGGCAAGGCGTTTTTACAGGCTTACGAAAGAAAAGTGGAAAAACAGAGAAGAGAGACGCAGCATGCCTGAGCAATCGCTGCTGGCCGAGATGGCGGTGCCGGTTGCCCTGAGCCTGGCGCAGCTGAGCCACGCCGGCGGCCGCCAGGTCAACCAGGATTCCTGGGGCAGCGTGCTGCAGGAAGACCTGGCTTGCGTGATTGTGGCTGACGGCGTCGGCGGCCAGTACGGCGGCGAGATCGCCTCGAATATCGTGGTCCATTCGATCATGGAAATGTTTGTCGAAGAAGCTTCTTTCGGCCCGCGCGCGCTGCAGTCCTATATCGAACACGCGGTGGCGCAGCTGAACCGGCGCCAGGCGCAGATCCCGCGCCTGAAAGACATGAGTTCGACGGTGGCGGTGCTGCTGGTCGATCAAGCCAACCGCTGCGCGCTGTGGGGCCACATGGGCGATACTCGCGTCTATCTGTTCCGCCGCAACAAGCTGCTGAGCGCTACCAAGGATCACAGCCTGATCCAGCAATTCGTCGATGCCGGCCATTGTTCGCCCGAG
Coding sequences within it:
- the alaC gene encoding alanine transaminase; this encodes MSESPTPRRFSRIDRLPPYVFNITAELKMAARRRGEDIVDMSMGNPDGATPQHIVDKLVEVSQRPDTHGYSASKGIPRLRRAISHWYKKRYDVEFDPDSEAIVTIGSKEGLAHLMLATLDRGDTVLVPNPSYPIHIYGAVIAGADIRSVRMSPGVDFFAELERAIRESYPKPKMMVLGFPSNPTAQCVELEFFERVVKLAKEHNILVVHDLAYADIVFDGWQAPSIMQVPGARDVAVEFFTLSKSYNMAGWRIGFMVGNKELVAALARIKSYHDYGSFTPVQVAAIAALEGDQQCVKDICAKYQSRRDVLAKGLHEAGWMVDVPKASMYIWAHIPEAYRHLGSLEFSKQLLEKAKVCVSPGIGFGEYGDEYVRFALIENEARIRQAVRGIKAMLRDPKS
- a CDS encoding PP2C family protein-serine/threonine phosphatase, which encodes MPEQSLLAEMAVPVALSLAQLSHAGGRQVNQDSWGSVLQEDLACVIVADGVGGQYGGEIASNIVVHSIMEMFVEEASFGPRALQSYIEHAVAQLNRRQAQIPRLKDMSSTVAVLLVDQANRCALWGHMGDTRVYLFRRNKLLSATKDHSLIQQFVDAGHCSPEQLRRHPRRSILSAAVGVEGSAPAEVIQNAVRIQDGDAFLICSDGFWEWISEAEMEQAASLAADQASSAQEWLDLMHAVVKKNGSASNIPLDNCTAFTIRVAEPRSSASR
- a CDS encoding type II toxin-antitoxin system RelE/ParE family toxin; the protein is MTYRIRHYLDPDNKDIYVSWLSRLPDIKARIAIDRRINRIELGNFGDHKFCRDGVWELRVDVGAGYRVYYAMAGREIVLLPCGGAKQTQEADIGQACRYWRDWQRRTSCER
- a CDS encoding DNA-binding protein codes for the protein MKDRMHDDAMAEVYRDDPAYAIQMLNGILADGDQSDLLIALRQMTKAFGGMQTVAETAQLNPTQLYRILSPAGNPALSSLAAILKAMGLRLAVQAVVAPPAHT
- the tagH gene encoding type VI secretion system-associated FHA domain protein TagH — its product is MIKISVISYNNVAPESPLSAVFGREPKTLGRSEENYFVLADPRNFVSRIQAEIKSDGIRQSITNLSRANPILLNGHEIDAEQEYDLQIGDEIQIGLYLLRAEAQLNLMKDNPDMTNQSGQPSANPVKRVSGGKPLLSVSETRLAALAQLNLELAATANAALPTSPVRPLNTIPRAAANPAPADPGEDSPAELSASLSASGEALVQAFMKGAGLPPGTLAPELTPEMMEIVGKLLATAVQGTIDLNASRALVKREAHADVTKVVVRNNNPLKFFSDSQTVLIQMLRKKMPGFMGATEAMQDAYQDLQAHQVGVVSGMRATMNEMLQRFNPEVMERRSKKGGVLDALMPAKRKAKLWDAYAERYQRIIAESSQDDFQTLFGKAFLQAYERKVEKQRRETQHA